The following coding sequences lie in one Aspergillus puulaauensis MK2 DNA, chromosome 3, nearly complete sequence genomic window:
- the CIN8 gene encoding putative kinesin family protein (BimC) (COG:Z;~EggNog:ENOG410PFMI;~InterPro:IPR027267,IPR019821,IPR036961,IPR027417, IPR001752,IPR025901;~PFAM:PF16796,PF00225;~go_function: GO:0003777 - microtubule motor activity [Evidence IEA];~go_function: GO:0005524 - ATP binding [Evidence IEA];~go_function: GO:0008017 - microtubule binding [Evidence IEA];~go_process: GO:0007018 - microtubule-based movement [Evidence IEA]) has translation MAGPQRPTSGLPTRRTTTRQPTRRAGSAVPERQASAPSPAISTKGPAASRLRGLKSPTEPASISAKRKERDIEREINEDTSIHVVVRCRGRNEREVKENSGVALQTEGVKGKTVELSMGPNAVSNKTYTFDKVFSAAADQVTVYEDSVLPIVTEMLAGYNCTIFAYGQTGTGKTYTMSGDMTDTLGILSDNAGIIPRVLYSLFGKLAETESTVKCSFIELYNEDLRDLLSAEDNPKLKIYENEKKGHMSTLVQGMEETYIDSATSGIKLLQQGSHKRQVAATKCNDLSSRSHTVFTITVNTKRTTESGEEYICPGKLNLVDLAGSENIGRSGAENKRAAEAGLINKSLLTLGRVINALVDKSSHIPYRESKLTRLLQDSLGGRTKTCIIATISPARNNLEETISTLDYAFRAKNIRNKPQINSTMPKKTLLREFTSEIEKLKAELIATRHRNGVYMSVESYEEMTMENDSRKIINEEQRAKIESMESSLRHKVQELFTLTSKFNDLKKDNDDTLAALCSTNDVLQQTDLVLQNTKEQLEEEEMLRNAHQKTEHQLHDLGIGLISTLGQTVEDISGLHAKLDRKADLDTTNTEMWQVSSTEVSDVTNRIDQRVETFQTEHSKLLETTSTKINDFIANELSQIEDTRRDLSGYTRSLDNAYNNARSETSGAHDDMNNVLEEIKDLREEVKSKVGEGLNGLSAAAARISQEVISEFTEFHAQLHTSYSSLGKDLKSVFETMNGHIAEQRNEMDRLRVELQTANRENIESTHKASSNLAQALEEEQVAADAERDVLMSQIKALVEESRQKQFGRLKSKIDTARTDISSSGEMLEQATTHHDRQVDEWVFKSEQFAKDVNASKDEVKARLQNDWEAFEQRNSSIQKTTESVHKETVRIVDTQMEDMGRQMEALDDFVAKARSQNGRYRDAHITTLDTIASNVRGSYSSVQGQADGLSDRMNQLQEEATQHHASLEGSIAPLSDDVRKPLSDLSAAILNRSFEEYVTTGVTPKKRKYDYPSDLPSTESHEALKSRLRNTKEMELLPFNNDEDGLSPSAGTPAGSPSKGFVYNDAEDEVGTQLPSMTNVNPSNTGLREIDANVAARPLASNTEDNSSAEKDGSHITSPRAAAETDGVEPPPSKRRRSNSTAVETKLPNKILARRMAGMMEGRENVPPPGVSAGRRLRGRPSP, from the exons ATGGCCGGCCCCCAGCGGCCTACCTCCGGCCTTCCGACAAGGCGAACCACAACGCGCCAGCCTACTCGACGGGCGGGTTCTGCTGTGCCAGAGCGTCAAGCTTCAGCGCCATCTCCAGCTATTTCCACGAAGGGCCCTGCAGCTAGTCGGCTGCGCGGGTTGAAGTCACCAACCGAGCCTGCGAGCATCAGTGCCAAGCGAAAGGAAAGGGACATCGAACGCGAAATCAACGAAGACACCAGTATCCACGTTGTTGTACGATGCCGAGGTCGCAATGAACGGGAGGTTAAGGAGAACAGCGGAGTGGCTCTTCAGACCGAAGGTGTCAAAGGGAAAACTGTGGAGTTGTCGATGGGCCCAAATGCAGTATCGAACAAAACCTATACATTCGATAAGGtcttctctgctgcagcGGATCAAGTCACAGTATATGAGGATTCTGTTTTGCCGATCGTCACAGAG ATGCTTGCTGGGTATAACTGCACCATATTTGCATACGGGCAAACCGGAACCGGCAAGACGTACACTATGTCTGGAGATATGACAGATACACTAGGAATCTTATCTGACAACGCCGGAATCATTCCACGCGTTCTCTATTCTCTATTCGGCAAGTTAGCGGAGACAGAAAGCACCGTAAAATGCTCTTTCATCGAACTTTACAACGAAGATCTTCGGGACCTACTGTCTGCGGAGGACAACCCAAAATTAAAAATCTACGAAAATGAGAAAAAGGGCCACATGAGTACCCTAGTCCAGGGTATGGAGGAGACTTACATTGACTCTGCGACGTCGGGTATCAAGCTCCTCCAACAAGGGAGTCATAAGCGCCAAGTTGCTGCGACGAAGTGCAATGATTTGAGTTCTCGGAGTCACACTGTTTTCACTATAACGGTAAATACAAAGCGAACGACAGAGTCAGGAGAGGAGTATATATGTCCTGGGAAGTTGAATCTTGTCGATCTCGCTGGTAGTGAAAACATCGGACGGAGCGGTGCTGAAAATAAGCGTGCGGCCGAGGCCGGTTTGATCAATAAGAGTTTACTTACCCTTGGTCGAGTGATCAACGCCCTTGTTGACAAAAGCTCACATATTCCGTACAG AGAATCCAAGCTCACACGCTTGCTCCAAGACTCGCTCGGCGGACGGACAAAAACATGCATTATTGCGACAATCTCGCCTGCTAGGAATAATCTTGAGGAGACCATCTCCACGCTTGATTATGCTTTCAGGGCCAAAAATATCCGGAACAAGCCTCAAATAAACTCGACCATGCCTAAGAAGACGCTTCTTCGCGAATTCACGTCTGAGATTGAGAAGTTAAAGGCTGAGTTGATCGCGACGAGACATCGGAATGGCGTGTACATGTCAGTGGAGTCATATGAAGAAATGACCATGGAGAATGATTCGCGAAAAATTATCAATGAGGAGCAGCGGGCAAAAATCGAATCGATGGAGTCCAGCCTCCGCCACAAGGTTCAAGAACTTTTTACACTGACGAGCAAGTTTAACGACTTGAAGAAAGACAACGATGACACGCTAGCGGCCCTGTGCTCAACAAACGATGTTCTACAGCAGACAGATCTTGTCTTGCAAAATACTAAGGAACagttggaggaagaagagatgtTGCGGAATGCGCATCAGAAGACAGAGCACCAGCTTCATGACCTCGGAATAGGATTAATATCAACCTTGGGCCAAACTGTTGAGGACATCAGCGGCCTACATGCAAAGTTAGACCGCAAAGCCGATTTGGACACCACTAACACGGAGATGTGGCAAGTTTCATCAACTGAGGTTTCTGATGTGACAAATCGGATTGACCAGCGTGTTGAAACATTTCAAACGGAACACTCGAAGCTCCTGGAAACCACTTCCACCAAAATCAACGATTTCATTGCAAATGAACTTTCTCAAATCGAAGACACTCGACGCGACCTCTCTGGTTATACGCGATCTCTTGACAATGCATACAACAATGCCAGGTCCGAAACATCTGGCGCCCATGACGACATGAACAATGTACTTGAGGAGATCAAGGACTTGCGGGAGGAAGTTAAGTCGAAAGTGGGAGAGGGACTCAATGGCCTGTCAGCCGCTGCGGCTCGGATATCTCAGGAAGTTATTAGCGAATTTACCGAGTTTCACGCTCAG CTCCATACATCCTACAGCAGTCTTGGAAAGGACCTGAAGTCGGTCTTCGAGACGATGAATGGGCACATTGCGGAACAGAGGAATGAGATGGACAGGCTAAGGGTCGAACTTCAAACTGCAAACCGCGAAAATATTGAGAGCACCCACAAAGCTTCTTCCAATCTTGCTCAGGCCCTTGAAGAGGAGCAGGTTGCGGCGGATGCTGAGCGGGATGTCTTAATGTCTCAAATCAAGGCACTAGTTGAGGAGTCCCGACAGAAGCAATTTGGCCGACTCAAATCAAAAATTGATACGGCTCGCACGGATATTTCGTCATCGGGGGAGATGTTAGAGCAAGCCACAACGCATCATGATCGCCAGGTCGACGAATGGGTCTTCAAGTCTGAACAATTTGCCAAAGATGTCAATGCGTCCAAGGATGAGGTGAAAGCAAGGCTACAAAACGATTGGGAG GCCTTCGAACAGCGCAATTCGTCTATTCAGAAGACAACTGAGTCGGTTCACAAGGAGACAGTCCGAATTGTAGACACCCAGATGGAAGATATGGGAAGACAAATGGAAGCTCTGGATGATTTTGTGGCCAAGGCACGATCTCAGAATGGTCGTTATCGTGATGCCCACATTACTACTCTCGACACGATAGCGTCCAATGTACGCGGATCGTACTCTTCGGTTCAAGGGCAGGCTGACGGCTTGAGTGACCGAATGAACCAGCTTCAGGAAGAAGCAACACAACATCATGCATCTCTGGAGGGATCGATCGCTCCATTATCTGACGATGTCCGAAAGCCCCTTTCAGACCTCTCTGCTGCCATCCTGAATCGTTCTTTTGAGGAATATGTCACTACTGGAGTCACCCCAAAGAAACGAAAGTATGATTATCCTTCTGACTTGCCGAGCACCGAGTCCCATGAGGCTCTAAAGTCCCGATTGAGAAATACCAAGGAGATGGAACTTCTGCCATTTAAtaatgatgaggatgggctGTCCCCGTCTGCCGGTACACCGGCAGGTTCTCCGTCAAAAGGTTTCGTCTACAACGACGCAGAGGACGAGGTAGGAACTCAACTGCCATCCATGACCAACGTCAACCCTTCCAACACAGGACTTAGGGAAATCGATGCAAACGTCGCCGCAAGACCGCTCGCGTCTAATACAGAGGACAATTCTTCTGCAGAAAAGGACGGGTCACACATTACCAGTCCGAGAGCCGCGGCCGAAACAGACGGCGTTGAGCCTCCGCCATCAAAAAGACGCCGCTCAAATTCAACCGCCGTTGAAACCAAACTACCAAACAAGATACTTGCTAGGAgaatggctgggatgatggaagggagagagaaCGTACCACCTCCTGGAGTTTCCGCTGGTCGTAGGCTGAGAGGTCGACCTTCACCCTGA
- a CDS encoding sulfurtransferase (BUSCO:EOG09263FGN;~COG:V;~EggNog:ENOG410PIFM;~InterPro:IPR001763,IPR036873;~PFAM:PF00581), with protein MATSPQIRHQAQTRQVSFSSYLVSPNELSEALKKNPSTKISTSPRVIPLCAAWFMPNDPEGRTGIDVFRKSRVPQARFFDLDAIKDTESPYPHMLPTAEAFSDAMSELGIRRDDEVVVYDTEELGIFSAPRVGWTLRVFGHPKVHILNNYRLWVRGNYPTETGEPQKPEKSSYPVPTYDSKLVIPYLELKEIAKEHRKEGAKEVEILDARPQGRWAGTDPEPRPGLSSGHIPGSTSLPFQELLDPETKTYLPSDELRKVFESRGLDETKSIISSCGSGVTATIIETALGLAEFGDPSIHRVYDGSWTEWAQRVKPADGLIKKTN; from the exons ATGGCGACGTCGCCGCAAATACGACACCAGGCCCAGACTCGGCAGGTTTCATTCTCCTCATACCTCGTCTCTCCGAATGAATTGTCGGAAGCACTGAAGAAGAACCCATCTACGAAGATCTCGACATCGCCTCGCGTAATTCCCCTATGTGCGGCTTGGTTCATGCCCAACGACCCTGAGGGTCGCACAGGAATTGACGTTTTCCGTAAAAGTCGTGTACCACAAGCTCGTTTCTTTGATTTGGATGCAATCAAGGACACCGAGTCCCCTTACCCGCATATGCTTCCCACCGCGGAGGCGTTTTCCGATGCGATGAGTGAACTAGGAATCCGACGTGACGATGAGGTGGTAGTTTATGATACGGAGGAGCTTGGAATATTCAGCGCTCCCCGTGTCGGCTGGACCCTGAGAGTGTTTGGGCACCCCAAAGTCCATATTCTTAACAACTACCGGCTGTGGGTGCGTGGTAACTACCCAACAGAGACTGGAGAGCCTCAGAAACCGGAAAAGTCCAGCTATCCTGTTCCCACTTACGACTCGAAGCTCGTCATTCCATACCTTgagctgaaggagattgcAAAGGAGCATCGCAAGGAGGGTGCAAAAGAGGTGGAGATTCTGGACGCACGACCTCAAGGCCGCTGGGCGGGAACCGACCCTGAACCGCGCCCGGGCCTATCTTCTGGACATATCCCTGGATCTACAAGTCTGCCATTCCAAGAGTTACTGGACCCTGAGACAAAGACCTACCTTCCCTCGGATGAGCTACGAAAGGTATTCGAATCGCGTGGATTGGACGAGACCAAATCTATTATCAGCTCTTGCGGCAGCGGCGTGACAGCCACAATCATCGAGACAGCGTTGGGACTGGCCGAATTCGGTGACCCCAGTATTCACAGAGTATATGATGGAAGCTGGAC GGAATGGGCGCAGCGTGTGAAGCCAGCCGATGGATTAATCAAGAAAACCAATTGA
- a CDS encoding uncharacterized protein (COG:S;~EggNog:ENOG410PSK5), protein MSLPKSTLSPPLSSPSSKNSLRRPPSRPHSIDQVVHTNDTPDEHPSQPVDPPPEGQDEPTHHEPPSPARIISQPFFTLIEDTHISEYYHPTVHYIFSDDDTDIVTEAVLRSLESEQNSPSNSKLKGKSKAPHQSLGDPEAEGAYEDGSPSRNQPQLPDPIPGVRDNYIILDIDRTPDAHGDLCPAGTSQEGRGQEQTAASSPPDNNNPSLNQQDQPLSSSNLRISSAHSLSPSWQVLDSQLLPAPTFENNASGEKPANGGLMLQIQGTPGLPVGALGRDKERGHQRLEDMMDQFARRLDELKLVIENGERGMRAGAFQGASPLEGLETQTTQDITSRAGADELHGEEHVPED, encoded by the coding sequence ATGTCTCTCCCAAAATCAACTTTATCGCCTCCGCTTTCGtccccctcctccaagaaTTCTCTTCGACGACCCCCCTCTCGGCCGCATAGCATCGACCAAGTCGTACACACAAATGATACTCCAGACGAACACCCAAGCCAGCCCGTCGACCCGCCTCCAGAAGGACAGGATGAACCAACACACCACGaaccgccatctccagctcgaATTATATCCCAGCCATTCTTCACCTTGATCGAGGATACCCACATTTCGGAATACTACCACCCAACAGTCCACTACATCTTCTCCGACGATGACACAGACATTGTGACAGAAGCTGTGTTACGCTCCCTCGAGTCAGAGCAAAACAGCCCCTCAAACTCAAAGTTGAAGGGCAAGTCAAAAGCGCCACACCAAAGTCTTGGAGAcccagaagcagaaggagcgTACGAGGATGGAAGTCCGAGTAGGAaccaacctcagcttccgGACCCGATCCCCGGCGTTCGAGAcaattatattattctagatattgATCGCACCCCCGACGCTCATGGGGATCTCTGCCCTGCCGGGACGTCACAGGAGGGGCGAGGCCAAGAGCAGACGGCCGCGTCCTCGCCACCGGACAACAATAACCCCTCACTTAACCAGCAAGACCAACCACTTTCCTCTAGCAACCTCAGAATAAGCTCTGCGCACAGCCTATCACCCTCCTGGCAGGTATTGGATTCACAACTCCTTCCAGCCCCGACATTTGAGAATAATGCATCTGGTGAGAAACCGGCAAACGGTGGACTTATGCTCCAGATTCAAGGCACCCCGGGCTTGCCAGTTGGTGCGCTTGGTAGGGATAAAGAACGGGGACATCAACGGCTAGAGGATATGATGGATCAATTCGCGAGGAGATTggatgagctgaagctggTGATTGAGAATGGAGAGCGGGGTATGCGCGCTGGAGCTTTTCAGGGTGCAAGCCCGCTCGAAGGACTTGAAACTCAAACTACCCAAGATATCACCTCCAGAGCAGGGGCTGATGAACTCCATGGAGAAGAACATGTGCCTGAAGATTAG
- a CDS encoding uncharacterized protein (COG:S;~EggNog:ENOG410PR6K) — MSAGRKVFHCAVDETALTTNISEIKKWATNGAITLIVPLYTLERLHALKKTGSQVAINAREAVRFLDRVTSGKENAISERIILQGPMEQYENWSEAEKFFSPEFEDDQEAADGAISAEDPTLQEKRDEKDGDHRKSNTATSDLSQMLLSKLNFKKDSDAISFTSTGTHSAPVSPPSSRSSRTSPECANNHVTNGEESKESKESKDYKDKGHHRTASGSMIPVVPPALRPLLSALLWRLHESPDASNAAKTPILISNDLPTQRWALKFGIGVKNIHQLRTSIQYEEREYKNRCKYVEKTQTTEPKSLLSYEEESDEDELVFVPRGRGKGASRSGGSRGTGNRKVSAPAKTAAPPVESTIEIPTQPIDPNSFSRSLGVTPKQKATVDLSTQTGASRGMANASRNNTNNRRGAARGQSRGGGRGRGKLWVP, encoded by the exons ATGTCGGCAGGACGCAAGGTCTTCCACTGTGCCGTGGATGAGACGGCACTAACTACGAACATCAGCGAGATCAAAAAATGGGCGACGAACGGGGCTATCACTCTTATCGTTCCTCTTTACA CCCTCGAGCGCCTTCATGCGCTGAAGAAAACCGGGTCGCAGGTCGCTATCAACGCTCGAGAAGCAGTGCGCTTTCTTGACCGCGTAACTTCCGGAAAAGAGAACGCTATATCCGAAAGAATTATTCTACAAGGGCCGATGGAGCAGTATGAAAATTGGAGCGAGGCAGAGAAGTTTTTCTCACCGGAGTTTGAAGACGATCAAGAGGCAGCCGATGGGGCCATTTCTGCGGAGGACCCGACACTGCAGGAGAAGCgagacgagaaggatggcgACCATAGGAAGAGCAACACCGCTACCAGCGATCTGTCGCAAATGCTTCTGAGCAAGTTGAACTTTAAGAAGGATTCGGATGCCATTTCGTTCACCTCCACGGGTACTCACAGCGCCCCTGTTTCGCCACCATCTTCAAGGAGCTCTCGAACAAGCCCAGAGTGTGCGAATAATCATGTTACGAACGGCGAGGAATCCAAGGAATCCAAGGAATCCAAGGACTACAAGGACAAAGGACATCACCGCACCGCTTCCGGGTCTATGATTCCCGTCGTGCCGCCTGCTTTGCGGCCTTTACTTAGCGCACTTCTATGGAGACTACATGAAAGCCCCGATGCGTCAAATGCTGCAAAAACACCCATCCTGATTAGCAACGACCTTCCCACCCAACGCTGGGCGCTGAAATTTGGAATCGGCGTCAAAAACATCCATCAGCTGCGAACTTCCATTCAATACGAAGAAAGAGAATATAAAAACCGATGCAAATACGTTGAGAAAACCCAGACCACCGAGCCCAAGTCCTTGCTTTCCTACGAAGAAGagagcgacgaggacgaaCTAGTCTTCGTCCCCCGCGGTCGTGGCAAGGGCGCCTCGAGAAGTGGTGGTTCTCGCGGAACCGGCAACCGCAAAGTTTCTGCGCCGGCCAAAACTGCCGCGCCGCCCGTGGAAAGCACGATTGAGATACCGACTCAACCGATAGATCCTAACTCATTTAGTCGGTCGCTGGGTGTGACCCCAAAGCAAAAAGCGACAGTTGATTTGAGCACCCAGACCGGCGCCTCACGTGGCATGGCAAATGCCTCGCGGAACAATACCAACAATCGGCGCGGCGCGGCGCGTGGTCAAAGCCGCGGTGGcggccgtggccgtggcaAGCTCTGGGTTCCTTGA
- a CDS encoding UPF0183 domain protein (COG:S;~EggNog:ENOG410PJ3C;~InterPro:IPR005373,IPR039156;~PFAM:PF03676) produces MSASKASPQSQIYPGKGLGFITLGASLHNVLSRVKAHPQTYPAIDIAYSASDPIQHPVTLQLPSNGLRLRFDGPDQRLRLIEVLDFSKTALVYKNQEVLKGVTKTQEHSASPQGPSFRHVYNRLFGPSYPGEYVRPTPPSPYGTYVLSYPGVAFSFPLQDSAWSEQCDFVALLSSSAALPATSMSIFQGSSWPDARAKLFTQQPQYPRSPAVAGKNKEFVPDEIEEFTILGAGKIEVTRRSTSPTYISLSQTTPQDLIAEFGPPDAIYRKNDRRISIHRAAGGHGGDDIMHMSPSSARGIEVNDTDQSSINSVSDDSDDGLEQTNALDPSSLPSECFFNYFHHGFDAFVSHPTTSGPAFPSSGLDDPTPPSPSSRLVVTKIVIHGNVPGSYPFNRYRRSRWKIESKPSTSLGSSETRYDEISRRLREAWKDSYANASEERALERPMVLNRGWGDSPESSVEFLGGWEESTGKGQRTGQGGHDGGLGNTELFGFPGLLFEVMKNGAVSCLTIY; encoded by the exons ATGAGTGCCTCAAAAGCATCACCACAGTCGCAGATTTATCCGGGCAAGGGCCTCGGTTTTATAA CGCTCGGCGCTTCCCTTCATAATGTCCTAAGCCGTGTGAAAGCCCATCCTCAGACGTACCCCGCGATCGACATAGCATACTCCGCGTCAGATCCCATACAGCATCCAGTCaccctccaactcccctCAAATGGTCTGCGCTTAAGATTTGACGGCCCCGATCAAAGGTTGCGTTTGATAGAGGTGCTGGATTTCTCGAAGACTGCCCTGGTTTACAAGAATCAAGAAGTGCTAAAGGGAGTCACCAAAACCCAAGAGCattcagcttctccgcagGGACCTAGTTTCCGCCATGTTTACAATCGCCTCTTCGGTCCTTCGTATCCCGGGGAATATGTACGGccaactccaccatctcCGTACGGCACGTATGTGCTTTCGTACCCAGGGGTTGCCTTCTCATTCCCTCTACAAGACTCAGCTTGGTCAGAACAATGTGACTTCGTAGCGCTGCTCTCATCTTCAGCTGCTTTGCCGGCGACCTCGATGTCGATTTTCCAGGGCTCGTCATGGCCAGATGCCAGAGCCAAGTTGTTCACGCAGCAGCCACAATACCCACGATCTCCCGCCGTCGCCGGGAAGAACAAAGAATTTGTTCCAGATGAGATTGAAGAATTCACAATCCTAGGAGCGGGTAAAATCGAGGTAACTCGGAGGTCTACATCCCCGACGTACATCAGTTTATCGCAAACTACACCACAGGATTTGATCGCAGAGTTTGGGCCTCCGGACGCAATCTATCGTAAGAATGATCGCAGAATCTCGATCCATCGTGCCGCAggcggccatggtggggATGATATTATGCACATGAGCCCGTCTTCAGCTAGAGGCATCGAAGTTAATGATACAGATCAATCGTCAATTAACAGTGTGAGCGATGATTCAGATGATGGCCTTGAGCAAACTAATGCCTTGGACCCCTCTTCTCTACCATCGGAATGTTTCTTCAACTACTTCCATCATGGATTTGATGCGTTTGTATCTCACCCGACCACATCTGGTCCTGCATTTCCAAGTTCTGGCCTTGATGATCCGACTCCCCCATCCCCTTCGTCTCGGCTCGTTGTGACTAAGATTGTTATACACGGGAATGTTCCTGGGTCTTATCCCTTCAATCGGTACCGTCGAAGCCGGTGGAAGATCGAATCGAAACCCTCAACATCACTTGGCTCTTCGGAGACACGCTATGATGAGATTTCGAGACGCCTGAGAGAGGCGTGGAAGGATTCATATGCAAATGCGTCGGAGGAGCGAGCTCTGGAACGGCCAATGGTGTTAAATAGAGGATGGGGAGACAGTCCAGAAAGCAGCGTCGAGTTCCTTGGGGGGTGGGAAGAGAGTACAGGGAAGGGCCAGAGGACAGGGCAGGGTGGACACGATGGAGGTTTGGGGAATACAGAGCTCTTTGGATTTCCCGGTCTCCTATTCGAGGTCATGAAGAATGGGGCAGTAAGCTGTTTAACGATATATTGA
- the APC11 gene encoding anaphase promoting complex subunit 11 (COG:D;~EggNog:ENOG410PQNC;~InterPro:IPR001841,IPR024991,IPR013083;~PFAM:PF13639,PF12861,PF12678;~go_component: GO:0005680 - anaphase-promoting complex [Evidence IEA];~go_function: GO:0008270 - zinc ion binding [Evidence IEA];~go_function: GO:0061630 - ubiquitin protein ligase activity [Evidence IEA];~go_function: GO:0097602 - cullin family protein binding [Evidence IEA];~go_process: GO:0031145 - anaphase-promoting complex-dependent catabolic process [Evidence IEA]) has protein sequence MKVTLKEWNAVATWRWDMPEDEVCGICRVQFDGTCPTCKFPGDDCSLLLGKCGHSFHMHCLMTWIQQESSKGLCPMCRQKFEWKQNDE, from the exons ATGAAAGTTACGCTAAAAGAATGGAACGCTGTCGCAACCTGGCGCTGGGATATGCCAGAAGATGAAGTCTGTGGTATCTGTCGCGTCCAGTTCGATGGGACTTGCCCGACCTGCAAATTTCCCGGAGACGACTGCTCATTGC TGCTTGGGAAGTGCGGCCACTCCTTCCATATG CATTGTCTCATGACTTGGATTCAACAAGAATCTTCGAAAGGACTTTGTCCCATGTGCCGACAGA AATTTGAATGGAAACAAAACGACGAATGA